The DNA window ATCAGGGGTACATCCTCTTTCAAGCTCGCCTTGAAGACGATCCTCAGGATCTGCACTATTGGAGAAGATTATTACAAAACAGGTGAGAAATCCAAGTCACAAACTTGACTGGTATTTCTGATATTCACTCGATCTTTCTTTTCTGTGTTTTCTTTTGGTTTTCTCACTATCTCACTAACTCTCTTGTCTTTTCTCTTCGCATGAACAACTGGATCTACAACTTTGAGAATTAAACTCTCAGATCTGGCTCTTGGTTTCTGGTATCTCTCAACTGAGAGATTGGTAAGTCTCTGGTCTTCTTTTATAGTTGTAGATTAGGGTTGATCAAAGGTttaggagttagttacaatttcggttgtaactaactactagatcttgatccactagaggcgaagccaccTAGGATCGAGtccttttatttgtatttttcttctcttcttgtaaaactgtaataatAAGTATTACAGGGGGGATCTAATTTAACAATTTCCACCTTAGATCTCTCCTGGAATACGTATTATTATAGTGCGTTGTCCTTCAAGGGTCTTAGCTCATAGTGGTAATGGTCATCCACCATTACCAACCCCTAATAAGTCCAAGCAGTGCTTGAACTTAGTTAAGGGTAGCACCTTTGTACCGATATCAGAAGGATTCTCTTCTGTGGGAACTTTCTCTATCTGTACAACCTCTGTGTCACTTTATCTCGTATAAAGTGGTACTTAATTTCTACATGTTTGGTTCTGTCATGAAAGACAGGATTCTTACACAAGTGGATACAACTCTGGCTGTCTGAGTAGATTATAGGTTCTTCTTCAAGTAGTTTTAGCTCTTCTAGTAGTCTTTTAAGCCAAATAGCTTCTTTAATTGCTTCTGTAACAGCTACATACTCAGATTCTGTTGTAGATAATGCTACAACAGGCTGCAGTTGTACTTTCCAACTGATACAATTCCCCCGTAGTGTAAAGAAATAGGCAGAGGTAGATTTTCTACTGTCTCTGTCACCTGCATAGTCTGCATCACTGTACCCAGTGATCATTCTACTATTGTCCCTTCTCTTGTAGTTCAATCCCACTTCTATAGATCCCAATAGGTACCTGAACAACCACTTCATAGCCTCCCAGTGTTGTTTACCTGGGTTTGACATGTACTTGCTTAGTACACTAATGGCATAGGCTAAATTTGGTCTAGTACTGACCATTAGATACATCACTGATCCCACTGCACTTGATAGGGCACTTCACTCATAGATTCCTTCTCAGCTATAGTTTTAGGACATTGGTCTTTACTTAGGTAGTACTGATTAGTCATAGGTTGTTTAGTTTGCTTTGCATTAGTCATAGAGAAATTTTCTATGACTTTCTTTATGTAGTTCTTGTGATGTAGCCTTAGTGTTCCATGTTCCCTGTTCCTAGAGATATTAATGCCTAGGATCTTAGCAGCCTTGCCTATGTCCTTCATCTCAAACTCTTCTCTTAGCCAACCCTTCATTAGGTCAATTCTGGTCCTTtctttgctcacaatgagcatgtcatctacatacagAAGTAAGTAGATGACTTCATCAATTTTAGTGCCCTTGTAGTATAGACATGTATCATAGTAGCTTCTAGTGAACCCTTTCTTGATCATaaactcatcaaaccttttgttcgaTTGTCTTGGTGACTGTTTAAGTCCATACAGGGACTTAATCAGTTTGCAAACCAAGTCTTCCTTGCCTTTTTCCTCATATCCCTTAGGTTGTTGCATGTAGATCTCTTCCTCAAGTTCCCCATGTAGAAATGCAGTagttacatccatttgatcaaCTTCTAGGTCAAATTGAGTAGCTATGGTAAGTATAATTCTAATAGTTTTATACTTAGCCACAGGTAAGAATATCTCATTAAAATCAATCCCCTCTTTCTGTGTAAACCTGTTAGCCACTAGTCTTGCCTTAAACTTCTTAGGATCTGCCTCAGTAAGTCCTTCCTTGTGTTTGAAAAGCCACTTGCATGAAACTATGCTCTTTCCCTTAGGTTTCTTAACAAGTATCCAGGTTCTGTTCTTTCTCAGAGATTCCATCTCTGTATCCATTGCCTTGGACCATTTCTTGGCATCTTTATCAGTCATGGCTTCCTCATAAGTCTTAGGTTCTGTCATTTCCACTCCCATAGCACAAAAGAATGCATAGGCTAGCACTTCTTCCCAAGCAGTGAAACTAAACCTCTGTGTAGGTCTAGAAACCCTTCTAGTTCTGTCTCTGGTCAGTTGGTAATCTTGTATTGCCTTAGTTTTTTGCCCTTCTTCTAGAATAGGTTCCACCTGAAAGTTGTCATCCTGAACTTGGTCgtttccttccaagttttcaTCTCCTTGAGTGTTTTCCACCTGTTCTGGTTCCACCTGAGCAGTATTAGGTTGAGTGTTCCTTGTTTGCATGTCCACAGATGTGCCTGCAGGGTTAGTGTCTAAAGTAGGACTAGATACAGAGTTATTATTAGTAATACAAGGAAATAAGTCTTCCTTAAAAATAATATCCCTACTATTTATAGCTTTAAACCCTTATTTTTCTCTTACCCATAACCTGTAACCTTTAGTGCCTTCAGGATAGCCTAAGAACACACATTTGAGAGCTCTAGGTTCCAATTTACCAACACTCTGATGTGCATAGGCTGCACATCCAAACACTCTTAAGTTTGAAAGATCAGGGGGCTTACCTGACCAGATCTCCTCTGGTGTCTTGAATTCAATGGCACTGGATGGACATCTGTTCACCAAGTAAGCTGCTGTTAACACAGCTTCTCCCCAGAATCCTTTAGTGAGTCTAGATTGCATTAATAGGCATCTGACCTTGTTCATCAAGGTCCTATTCATCCTTTCTGCTACCCCATTCTGTTGAGGAGTGATCCTCACAGTTCTGTGCCTTTGAATTCCAACAGAACCACAGTACCTATTAAATTCATCACTGCAAAACTCCAAGCCATTGTCAGTCCTTAAGGTTTTAACCCTTTGATTAGTTAGATTTTCCATAAGAGTTTTCCATTGTATGAATTTAGATAAtgcctcatttttatgtttaagtAAAAATACCCAAACTTTCCTGGAATGGTCATCTACAATTGACATAAAATACACATTACCACCATGTGTTGGAGTTTTCTCTGGTCCCCAAAGATCAGAGTGAACATACTCCAAAATgtgtttagttttatgaatgcCAGTTTTAAACTTTAACCTATGATGTTTGCCTAGAACACAAGATTCACATAAATCAACCTTACTTACTTTGTCCTTACCCAGCAGCCTTTGATCACTCATGATCTGTAGGCCTTTTTCACTGATATGCCCCAATCTTCTATGCCATAGGACAGCTTTTAGGTCTTCTGGATTGCTAGTGATTGCATTGTTGCATTGTGTCACTGGTTCTCCATCTAGATAGTATAGCCCTTCATGTTTATGACCTTTGATAATAGTCATAGTTCCTTTACTTAGCTTCATTGAACCTGATTCAATTTTGCTAACAATACCCATGTCATCTAGAACActtatagaaattaaatttctagcaagatTAGGGACATACCTCACACCAGTTAGGGTTCTAAAAATTCCATCAAACATTTTGAAACTGACATTACTTGAGCCTTCTATATTGCATGTATTGTTGTTTCCCAGTATTACTTTGCCACCTTTAGAGTCTCTGTAGTCAGTTAGGATTTCCCTAGAGTTTGTCACATGAAAAGTACACCCAGAATCCAGTATCCAATCATCTTTGAAAGATGTGGATGCAACATAAACTTCACCACTGTCATATCCATCAGAGTAGTTAGCTTCTTATTGCTTGTCACTTTGATGTTTGTTTTGATCTATTCTTTCTGGAAATCTGCCTCCTTTCTTGTTCTTGTACTTATTGTTGTAGAAGTAGCAATCTTTCTTATAGTGTCCAGTTTTGCCACAATAGAAACAACCTGTAGAATCACCAGAATCTCTTGATGGTGATCTACTCTTCCCTCTGTTTGAGTTTCTGTGATGATTTGTGCTATTACTCCTTCCTCTGTTCTGATAGGGTTTCTTGTGAGATGGCCTTCCTCTACTTAGGTTTATTTCACCATGTCCAGAGTTAGATTTCTCACTCTTCATCTCCAGGTCTTTAGACTTTAGGGCAGAAATGACTTCATCAAGTGTGATTGAAGTCCTTCCATACTTGATAGCTGTCTTTACCTCTCTGCATGAATCAGGCAATGAATTCAAAATGATTATTGCCTGATTTTCATCACTTAGAGCTTCATTCTCTCCTGAATTTGCCAATTCAATATGCATCCTTAGAAACTCATCTAAATTCTGATCTAGGGTTTTTGTATGACTCATCTTGAACCCAAAGATTCTCTCCTTTAGGTAGATCTTATTAGTTAGAGACTTTTGTTGAAACTGTTCTTCAAGTTTCTTCCAGATCTTGGCAGGAGTCTCTTCCTTGTCAACCAATCTGATGATGGCATCAGAAAGGTTAAAAATTATGATCCCAGTAGCTGTTTCTAACAGCTCTTCTTGCTGTATTTTAGTAGTGTTGTCTGGCCATTCAATAGGGTCTTCAAGAACCCTAAGTAACTTTTGTTGAGCCAATAGAGATCTGATCTTTCTCCTCCAGATCCTGTAATCACCAAATCCATCAAAACGATCAATGTCAACTTTGATATTGCTCATgttagaaaaatcaaaattaaattgagtTGAGTTTATAGAAATTGATTGATTATCAATTTGTGGAATTTCCACAGCTTTTCCACTGTCCACAACTTCTTGTTgtgttccttcttcttcttccagtCTTTATCACTTTCTTGATCCCTTTCTTGAGTTGAATTAAGCTCGAACCagagctctgataccactgtaggaTTTCTTGGTGTGAATTTCCAAGATTGCCCTACACCAACTCAAGCAATTGATTAAAACGACAGGGACAAAATTGTCCCGGAAATACCAATTAAACAAATGTACCAAACGACAAAGAAACTTGTTGTTTCTTTCCTGCACGACAGATCGTTTGTACAAAACGATTTGTCGTTCTTCTTCGAACAAAACCAAGAGAAATCAGAGCTAACCCTAGCTCATTTCTCACTTTCGAACCTTCGAGAGTTCtcagactctctctctctttctctcctttctctcTGGTTCTCAAACCCTAGAACCAGAGATCCTTCTCGATCTCTTGATCGATCTTACCCAAAAATCATCCCAGAAACCCcataaaacacacacacacaaagatcAAACCAAAACAGTAAAGTTAGAAAGAAATCAAACACCAGAAAATTATAGAGGTTCGCCCTAAATCAGGGGTACATCCTCTTTCGAGCTCGCCTTGAAGACGATCCTCAGGATCTGCACTATTGGAGAAGATTATTACAAAACAGGTGAGAAATCCAAGTCACAAACTTGACTGGTATTTCTGATATTCACTTGATCTTTCTTTTCTGTGTTTTCTTTTGGTTTTCTCACTATCTCACTAACTCTCTTGTCTTTTCTCTTTGCATGAACAACTGGATCTACAACTTTGAGAGTTAAACTCTCAGATCTGGCTCTTGGTTTCTGGTATCTCTCAACTGAGAGATTGGTAAGTCTCTGGTCTTCTTTTATAGTTGTAGATTAGGGTTGATCAAAGGTttaggagttagttacaatttcggttgtaactaactactagatcttgatccactagaggcgaagccaccTAGGATCGAGtccttttatttgtatttttcttctcttcttgtaaaactgtaataatAAGTATTACAGGGGGGATCTAATTTAACACGACTCATTTCTCAGGTAGCTCCCAAATGGACTGCCCCTCCACCATGGTAGTCTCAAAGTCAACACCGATGCGGCTCTATGCTCTACGAGTAATTGTAATGGCTTGGATATGGTTATTAGAGATGATTCGGGTGTTGTTGCGCTTTAGCAAGCTGGCGTTTGGATGGTTGTTTCGTGCCCGAGGTGGTTGAAGCATTGGCTATTAGAaaggttttgtcccaatgtcTCTCTTTTGGGTATGATATAATATCATTATTGAATCTAATTGTTTGAGTGTCGtgctgaaaattaaaaaaaatgtctcttttattatttctttgtGTCTAGTGTTGGATGATATTCTTGGTCTTTGCAATAGGCTTAAAGTTGTTAGTATTATTGTTTATTGTAATAGGTCTTGTAATGGTGTTGTTCATGTCTTGGCCAAACTTATTTTGATGGCAAGTAATAGTTTGGTTTGGTGGCCACAGAATCCTAATTGTATTTAGGAtctttgaataaatttttgccCCCACATTTTTAGAGTACTTATTGCTCTTCGTGTTTGATGATTAAGATCTTttcttcaaaataaataaataaataaataaatttacaatgtATCCCTAAACTTCAAGTCTTCAACCGTCCATGCATGACGAATCATCTTGACATGTTGCAGATTATTTTTGTTTGGACGGTGTGAACTTTGCTTAGCCACATCTCTTTATTTCACCCTTACATTAGTCAAGATCGATGGACTATGCTTacacacacatattatttttaatttatttttgttaataaaaatagaaaactcaaaATTCTTTTTTCATTGGAAAATTTTCCAATACACTCTCTTAAAATGAGTGTATCGATGCTCTCtaatttattttggtatttgaaaaaatactaattagtctaatttttcttatgtcgtatacattatatttatttaagacatctgatcaaattttgagaaattcgaaaaaatttaacacgtcgAAAACAGTGTTCAAAGTGtctgttgcacgcgtgacttttttattttatacgtgtgTGAAATAGACGGTTTAAACAttgatttttatattgtaagtTATTCTgagtttcttaaaattttgtaggatgtcttaaatatcTATAACATATACAACTATGAAAaaatttagattaatttttttttataaatgctAAAACAGTTAAGAATTGTATCAGTACACCTATTTTAATGGGGTGTATTGTAGAAACAAGTTATTTATGAGTacaaaacttatttttttttttttattttaaatatacttttggaaaattttataaTGCACCCCGTTAAAAGGGATACATCGATACATCTCTATCTGTTTTAGaatctgaaataatttttagtcaaattttttctcatggttatgtaaattatagttatttaagacatcctacaaaattttaagaaattcaaaaaagtttTAACATGCCGAAAATTACGTTCAAGCATTGTGTTGTACGCATGACTATTTtgttttatacgcgtgtaaaatagattgtttgaatattgttttttatattgtaaattattccaaatttctcaaaattttataagatatcttaaatagctataacatacataaatataaaaaaaaaaaattagactaaatttattttctagATACCGTAGGAGTTCGACAGTACATCCGTTTTAatagtaaattataaataaGTATGACCTCATTATAAATAGAAGAGAAATACTAAAATCTAATggtcaaattattttcttaGCTAAATACTACTGACCTCTTACAAAAAAAatgcatatgtatttttttttttttacaatttaaacCCATTCAAAAAATAACTAAAGAAGTTTATttgttataatttataaaattaatagttCTATCCCTTTATTACTAGTCTTTTTCGATCcatttcattctttatttttaaaatagttttgtgattataattatgataaaattaaaaacaaataaaatggttgaatattgataaaaataaataaataaatatgggCGCCGCTTGCCACTTGAGGGAGCACCATTCATATCAGTGATAAGATTTTTGTtctattaatttgttttttttttttctttttaataatggatttgcaaataaaatttataataaaacctTGGACACTTATTATAAGCAAAAATTATCCATGAATTAcgataaaataagaaatatatttttctatttgtttaaaaaatctatatattttctataataaTAACTCATATATAGTACTAGCTAGCTAGGACTATGTCAACTCCAGAATAAAAtgcaataaaattaaaaaaatacttaatttatttattataaataatattctacACTTTGTATTGTAAGTTGTCTTCATAGGACGATTCAACTAGAGTCACCTTAATTATATACTTTGATCAAACAAAAGTCCATAGTTATCATAtggattttgataattaaaaatgGTATACGTTAAGCCTTGCTGTAACGTTGGACTaaagagaaaaatgaaaaatgttaTTCATCATCATAATAAATctgattttaaaaataataattaaaaaaaaaccacaaCTTGTTTTGTTTACTAAAAATCCaacaaaaaatagtattttctttcttatttgtGTATTTTATATAGCTTTATAGTTTCTTCGTTGTGGTCATATATTTGGTTGTTGAATtaacatatttaataaatttggtTTTGTTGAATTAAATTTGGTTGTCAACCATGACATGCCACGTCTCCATGGAAAATAATGTAAGTTTTATGCTTTCTTCTTTCAAATATTCAGTATTCTctcctattttttttcttttgacaaAAGCTGTTCTCTACCAAATATTAATAatgattaaaactaaaataCAATAATACAA is part of the Cannabis sativa cultivar Pink pepper isolate KNU-18-1 chromosome 5, ASM2916894v1, whole genome shotgun sequence genome and encodes:
- the LOC133038458 gene encoding secreted RxLR effector protein 161-like, with product MYLMVSTRPNLAYAISVLSKYMSNPGKQHWEAMKWLFRYLLGSIEVGLNYKRRDNSRMITGYSDADYAGDRDSRKSTSAYFFTLRGNCISWKVQLQPVVALSTTESEYVAVTEAIKEAIWLKRLLEELKLLEEEPIIYSDSQSCIHLCKNPVFHDRTKHVEIKYHFIRDKVTQRLYR